In the Primulina tabacum isolate GXHZ01 chromosome 15, ASM2559414v2, whole genome shotgun sequence genome, gtaaagcgtgtattgagtcatgggcggagatgcctagttattggcggatatgccaagtttttggcggatatgccaagacactggatgtttggatTATAttgatgttgcgtaggagcggaTCGGCTTCTATTGCAGAGATTTGGTATATGGTAATATCTAGGAacagggatccctagattagaaatgagtcgagtctgagatgacgagtccagagtttatttacagctttatattgattcatgtttttcagattttgatacatgttattgatatctgtttcatgcttttatatctgttatatgattgcatgtacacattgtttatactgggaatgtatttctcaccggagttatccggctgttgttgtgtttgtatatgtgcatgacaacaggtgggacaagatcagggtcaagaagaggatgagagattacagtTAGCGTGTAGATCCGGCCCGGAAGTagattaggattcagcacttgatatatagtagttgaaccctagtttgacaaGAATGTATTTAGTACAAGACATATACTTTtacttttgacatgtatatAATACCGACCACTTATAGCTACATTTCGGGTACTATGTCTATTAATTGAGTGTCATTTTGGCCACCTAAGGACTAATGAACCAATACTAATTCCACATCACTTCATGTACATATTTACCCAGATGTGAAAAATATATGAATGGACACAATTTAGTGAACTATATAATAATGAAATCATACTCAAGTAGAAGCTTTATATCATATTAGATCATATGGATATGAATTacattaatttatgcaattgaAAAATCTCCAGTTCATATGATTGATCCCAAAACTATGAACCACAATGTTGTGTTTCGAGTATCATTTCTGTTGGTCTCACGTGCAGCAATTtaagataataaatatgaaaataaagaataaattggacaccgagatttacgtgaaaaactcctaaaaattattagggtaaaaaacaggggcaagatgaaaaaaatttcactataatattttatggtgtacaaccacTCACTGTATTTCCAAAGTGAACACATAGTCTCTTAATACGGGAAAACAAAACACcttacaaatattatagaactaaacaCTAAAATGCTATAAGATGAGAAAAAACTCGAAGAAGAGATGAAAGAAATGATCGAATTGTGTCTCTATTTATAATCGAATTTTGAGGTGTGAAACCACGTGCATTTATTGAATTGCGTATGAAATTACTGAAACCAGCCGTCTGCTTCCAACCTTCAAATTTGACAGCATACACATTTATGCATTTCATGGAAAACACGTTTATTTGCCGACAATTTCGGCCATCAACGGACTTATGAACCATCCCAAAATATGTGAAACAATTTTCAACTTAAATTTTTTGCTTATCCACAATCATATACCATAATGTTGTGTTTCAGTAACATTAGCTTTCATGTGTTTTGATCGAGTATGAGAAAGGTAGCAATAAGGTATGTTTAGTTCCAAACTTAGCACTATGTGCCATATTTCGAGTACTAATGTCTATTAATCAAGTACCATTTCAGCCACCTATGGACTAATGAATCATCTCAAAAACTATTAACCATTTTTCCACTCAAATTTACTACTtgagtaattataatatcatcaaATGTCTATTTAAACAACTTGAATTAAACTTTAGTATGAATAAAACATGATTGTTTTAAATGTTtgatttcttgagttttatactcatatACAATTTTTGGGTACTcatgatttgtttttgttggaaatgatatattttaaaaaccTTTCATTAGTACCGGATATTGTAAGAAAATTCCCAAAATGGGTAAGAGTTTACACTCGATTTTGATACTCTTATCATGTCGGAAATTTGACATAACTCGTTCGAAAAATACTAAACCAACACAAACAAGCAATAAATAAATGAGATAAATTGCAAACCATCATTTGATCCAGTACACCATTCATCTGCAACAAATCCATGAATTTTGCTTCTTTTATTCAAGTCTTGTACCGAATACGATGACTTTAATGCTTAATTCGGTAAACTTTTTACCCAATTATTATAGTTTGGTACTCATTTCGAGGTGAAAATTGACATGAGTCGTTGACATATATAACACTACAACCAATGACCGGAAAATTTTGCATTAAAAACTGGATCTGCACAACTCATCAAAGAAATACATTATACAAATGATAAACCCATAAGAGACCGGGCTTGTAGTCTAGTGGTCTCATCCCTGTCAGTTTAACTGGCTTCTCGAGTTCGAATCTCCCACGtgtgttgtaataaaaaaaattgataaaccAATAACAAATTATCGAGATAAAACatcaataaaaaacaaaaaaacattaCGCAaagaaatcaaatattttacaaTAACATTACAACAAAATGAGTATCTGAcatgatactcacgggaaatttagggtccgattccagcaagtgtcactagtccagacacaggttttgaaattatcctgagcctgaaatcacaaataaaatcgttaggagggggccaggagggtgacctggcgtagcccctccgacgctcaagtcagagactgtggatatatgggggagcagctaagggtactgctgaaaacaatatagtgaatcaaTCAAATGAATAATCATACCTgatatttatagcagaatacaTGGGTCCTTAATGAgtctgtcttccatttgggacTAGAGATGGACCAGAGGTAATGGGCTCATCCATGGGATATCATGACACAAATAAACGAATACATTGGGAGTTTATATACCATTGAAAAGCTTGAAGCTTGGTTTTTCAAACGATAAGAGATATCCTACAAAAACAAATTGATTCACAAACTAAACTTGTtgtaaataacaaaaaatttcgaaggcaaaaacttgtgtgagacgtctcatgggtcgtattttgtgagacatatatcttatttgggtcatccataaaaaatattactttttatgctaaaaatattactttttattgtgaatatcggtagggttgacctgtctcacagataaagaccTATGACCCTAATAAGAGACTTaactcacaaaatacgacctatgagaccgtctcacacaagtttttgccttaaaaaaaaaactatcaaaatagcaataaacatataatattattcAGAtgacacatattttaaatttcatatatcgaatcaattaaaaataaaaggaaGATAATAGCTAGGACGGAACGTGCATCACAATATCTTGGAACAAATTAGGAACAAATCATGCGtaaattcttttctttgtcTAATATGGTTGTGTCTCCTCGTTGATTCTTTTCCTCCCCAATCCTCCAAACTCCAAAAGTATAGAGACCATTGgctaaatctttttttttttaaagaaaaaacaacaaaaaaatcctaaaatttGACCGTAATAGAATACAAAACAAAGTTGGgtcattatttttcatttaatatgaATAAAATACCGGTTAATTACATTCAACTCGACGAGGTTTATCATATTAACGAATCCaaccatatttaaataattaggtctcttgtgagatgctcacgaatctttatctgtgagacgggtcaaccctaccgatattcacaataaaaaataataagtttagcataaaaaataatactttttcatggatgacctaaataagagatccgtatcacaaaatatgacccgtgagatcgtctcacacaagtttttgcctatttAAATATTACACATATTTCTTTAAAGTttgtaaaacataaaaattaagcTGATAATTTCAATATTACTCACATCCCTCGTTAATGTAACGCAAACTTGGTGGAGTGAAATATATTTACTATTTAAATATAGTTGGATTTGTTTGTAAATACGATAAATGGTTTAGGAAGATAATTGTAATTATCCTTAAAAGTTAaggataataataataataataaactttaaatatgGCACTAATCGCTGTTACGAAATAGCACTTTTTATCCTCGACACGCAAGAGCTTCGAGGCATATTCCGACCAAAGGTCAACCAAACTAAGCTTCTTCTCTCCACCCCGATCGAATCCACCTCCTCGGTATGCGTCTCCCacccctctctctctctctgtgTATGTGTGTGAATATATAAATAGATATATATGATTCATCGTAATCGATTTGATCTCCAATCGTAATCTGATTTGCTAAACTTGAAGTTGTTGCAATCAATTAACATCTGTGGCACTTATCATTCTAGGGTTTTGAATTAGGGATCGAGCTTGTCGAGAAAAATCCAATGGGTACAGAGGGAGAGATAGGCGTCGGCGTCGTGGGAGGGGAAGAGGCGAATATTAACATCCGATGCTCCAACGGCTCTAAATTTTCGGTGCGAACGGCTCTCCAATCCACGGTGGGGGAGTTCAAGGGTCTATTGGCGCAGAATTGTGATATCCCGGCTGAACAGCAACGGTTGATTTACAAAGGTCGGATCTTGAAGGACGACCAAACCCTGGTCAGCTATGGTATGCAACTCTAAATTGCTACCTTGTTATTTGGTATTAAATTTCCTTGTTTTTAGCTATAATCGAATTTTGATGATGTGTAATCATGTCGTTGTGCAGGGTTTCGCGTAGtattgaattattgtttttcgaaaatttcatgtGTTTAATGTTACATTAAGATTTGGTGTTTTGTGGCTTTAGGTTGGGGGTTAACGTACGCTTGGATAAAATATACTTTGTGGTCCCTATGGCGATACGCCTGCATGCCTTGGCTTTGGTGACTTGATTGTTGACATTAGTTTTTTGTGATTGTTTGCATATTCAGCTAAATAAATAGATACGCAGATTAgatatgaaatttaaattagtCGTTCCTGGAATCCTTGAAGTTAAGACAATACACGAACGAGATTAAGACGTGCTTGACGAattcataatgcatgttaagcGATGTATTCGATTGCTGGGAACATATTGGGGTGGTCAAATTATGGCATTTTTAGTTGACAATTGGTATAGCATTGCCGGAAAATGGGAATTTATTTTGTGTCACCTTTCCCATGATGGTTAACCATTTGATTTTCAATTTCGTGTATTGTTCATTGAAGCCTTTCAAGAAGCACATAAATATTCACTCGTACGTCGTAATAGTACCAATAGGTATCCTCGTTAAAAGAGTGTAAGAGCTTTGTtggctgaaaaaaaaaaaggagctGTTCCATATATTGAAATTTGAAAGAAATGTGCTTGTTTGGTGCCTGTCCTCACTTTTCTCCTTTTTTAACGGTAAAAAACAAACGCTAAAAATATTTCTCTTCCTTCAATATTTTcggctaaaataattaaactacGTATCATTTTACTTGTCAAATAACGATTTCAAACACAATTTGCTCAGTACTTTTTTCTTTACTGTTATGCAAAATCAATTGTATTTAACTCGTCGACTTCTGTGATGTATATCTGAATGccaatgaaaatatatattttccaaTAACCTTATTTATCTTCTATTTTCCTCAAAAGTCTGAGTTTAACGTGGTGCATTCAACCAAGCACTGTCAAATTTCCCCCTCATATTACCAATTATTGTTAGTACTTTTTAATATTGATGCTGGTAATGTTTGTCTTTATATGTAGCATAAGGTTTCATTCTTTTCTTAAATAGGTTTACAGGCAGATCACACTGTCCATATGGTTCGTGGTTCTGCACCTGCTGCAGTACCACCCTCTGCTGTTCCTCCCAGTGCTGCCCCCAATAATGGGGCCGCTGGGCTTACTGATGGCGGTGCTTCATTGTTTCCTGGGCTTGGTTTAGGGACAATTGGTGGCACAGGGGCGTCTGGATTATTTGGAACTGGTCTTCCTGAGTTTGAACAGTTGCAGGAACAGCTAACTCAGAACCCTAACATGATGACGGAGATAATGAACACCCCTGCAGTCCAAAGCTTAATGAACAACCCTGATGTTATGCGCAGCTTAATTATGAGTAACCCTCAAATGCGTGAGATCATGGACCAGAATCCTGAACTTTCTCACATTCTCAACGATCCCAGTATCCTTAGGCAAACACTTGAAGCTGCACGAAATCCGGAATTAATGCGTGAGATGATGCGGAACACTGACAGGGCCATGAGTAATATTGAATCTTCTCCTGAGGGATTTAATATGCTCAGGCGCATGTACGAAAATGTCCAAGAACCCTTTTTAAACGCAACAACTATGGGTGGTGGCACTGGAACTGATGCTGCATCAAATCCGTTTGCAGCTCTATTGAGGAATCAAGGTGCTGCTCAAAACCGAGAGGGGTCTGATTCTTCGGCCACTGGTCCTGAAACGGCTACAGGAACCACAATTCCAAACAGCAATCCACTTCCCAACCCATGGGGTAATTCTGGTGATATAAGAATTGATTAATTAAAAGCTTATGCTTGCAATTTTATATTGCTTTGTAAAATTTTCGACCTTAAGCTCTTTACTGTTAATTTAACTATTTAGCTGTTTCTGTGTTTTAGTTAGCTTTTCATGcccattttcttaattttccaGTTACTGATCTGGAAAATGTGAAGTGAATGATTCTCCATGTCTCTCCTTTCCCTATTTGATGTGATTGATTTCTGCCCTTGGGTTCCCCTTCGATGTCTTGTCAACAGTTGTTATCCTATAATTATCTGCTCTAGTTGAAGCAGCATTCATCCTGCTCCTCATGCCTTGTCCTCGGATGGTGGTCTATGTATTCATTTAGTTTTGATAATGTTTTGTCCATGTCTTATGCTTTTCGTGCTTTACATGCTCAACCAGTTGAAGTAGGGAAGCTTATAGAGCCCCTTCCTATTTGGTTGAGTAGTAACTGTTCAACGAACACAGTAGATTCTTATTTTGGTCCGTATAGAGTTTTTCCCCTCTCTGGTTTGTGTAATACTGTTGTTTCTTTCTCTGCTTTTAAGGAGCTCTCTAACTAAGCTTCCAATTCGATATTTTAGGCGGTTCCCAATCAAATAATGCTACAGGAACTAATACAACTGGTGATGCTAGACTACCTCCTACTGCTGGGGTGAGGGGGCTTGGTATACCTGGATTGGAGCAAATGGGAATGTCAGATCCCTCTGTATTCAATCAATTATTGGAGAATCCGGCAATGACACAGATGATGCAAAATTTGCTTTCTAATCCCCAGTACATGGATCAAGTACAACCATTTATACTATAATGAATTGATTTAGTAACTTTACTTGGCGCTACTTTTCCATGAGCTACAACTTGATTGCAGATCCTAGGCTTAAATCCTCAACTTCGCAGCATGCTTGATACGAACCCTCAGTTGAGAGAAATGATGCAAAACCCTGAGATTGTACGTCAGTTGGCCTCTCCTGAAATGATGCAGGTATGTCTCTACAAGTACCTTTACTCTTTCTCTGCAAACAGatgttttttcttttcaattgaGATGGCACAACGTGTGCCATGGTGCCTGGGGATCTTGGAGCTCGAGGCTCAAGGCGTATGCCAATTTGATACTTGGATGATTGGTTAATTGGTTAGTTATTAACCTCATAGTTTCTTCAGTTACAGAAACAATTATAAACTTTTGGATGGAGACTCTCCACCCACTCCCCATCCACAGTTTAGTGTATAAATCTACCATttttttcagttatttattaATACTTATTTGTCACTTTGTTTAAACTAACTTTATTATTGTTGCATTTGTATAGTTGATAATTTCCATGATAAGCACCAATTCATCTGTACAGGATGCTAGGTCAATCAGGATTAAAACTCATGCTTAACCTGTTGGTTCTTCATATCAAATAATCTGTTGTAAATAGTTCAGTTTTACAGCCTGagaaaaattatatatgatatatgagttTCAATGTAGGTTATAAGCTGTTCGTGCTTCTTTTTTCCTGTCTTTTTTTTTGTCACAGCAAATGATGGCTTTCCAGCAACAACTCTCTCAACTCAGTCGGCAGCAAACCACTCCGTGAGTGAGAAACTTCTGTTTTATGTATTTCAATTTCAAATATTGTTGACTTGTATCTAGTTGTCTATGTAAAATGATTACCAATGCAACTGTTCTTACGTATGagttatttttaatgttttctGCTGTTTTATGACTTTCTTCATccagtcaaatatcaatttttttttcttctttgctccTGCTCAATCATGCGGTACTTACAGTTAATGTAGTATTTTGTGGTTGGTTATTTTCTTTCCATTAACCTTGCAATTAGTTGGTATTTGTGTTTGAGttctttaaaattttgtcaGAAGGTTAATTCTTCATTGGATCGAGCGCCATTAAATTTGATACAAATGCTGTTTAACAAATCTGAAGTGATCTTCATATATTTAAAATCTGAGGTGATCTTCCCCTCATATATTATGCTTTGGCAGTGTTGTTTAGACGCGGATTAGACTCCCATCTAAATGTTAACAAGAGATCATCTAGTAGGTTCCATCATCAAATCCATATAATTCTGTTTGTTTCTCTGCTTTGGTCCTACCCAGTTTTTGCTTTTTTGGGACGCCTCTGTCGTGAATGTGTAAACCAagtattgtatttcaatatcAACTTAGAAATTAGTTGTGACATTTACCTTACTTGCATATTTCAGGGAAGGAGCTCAGAACAATCAGGGTACAAGTATGAACCAAATTTAGAATATTGTGTAGATATTCTTGCGCCTTTGCTTAATTGATGTCTGCAAAATGCAGGAAACCAAAATAATATGGGTTTGGATGTTCTGATGAACATGCTTGGTGGATTCAGAGCTGGTGGTTTGAATGTTCCAAGCACAAACAATCCTAATGGTTAAACTCTCTTTTCGACTTTGGTCCGATATTTAttaagggtttttttttttaatcaaaatcacCATGTTTTTCTTGGTTGTTACTGTAGTGCCCCCGGAGGAGCTGTATGCTAGGCAACTATCACAGCTTCAAGATATGGGTTTCTATGACAGGGAGGAAAATATCAGAGCTCTCCGCGCTACATCAGGAAACGTTCACGCTGCTGTGGAACGACTTTTGGGGAGCACAGCTCGATagtgtttttgttttgtttgccTGCATTGTTTGTTTGAGACCTGGGATTATTATGCATATAGTACTTGTTATGGGCCATCTTTTTCCACAGCTATTACTATTTATTCACACCAGGCCTCTTCCGGGACATTTGATCATTGGTTATGGTTATATTAAGTTGAAAATTATACAATTCTTTTTCTCATATTTAACTTGGAGCCTGAAATTTCAAATTGTTTTGATGAATTTATGGtggatgaatttgaaatcaatttggttcCAAGTAAAATATAACACTGATTAtgacaaatttgaaatttattcataTGTAATTTCAGATCTTTTTCAAATcaaatctcttttttttttcaaattatatcTTAAATAACTTGTCTGATAATATTGTATAAGCTGAGAAAATTGTTTGGTAAAAGTTTTGGGGcaacttatttaaaaataatcaactttcgtttcaaatttatttttattacacaTCCCCTCAAAACTTAGTTTTAACTacctcaaattttgaaaataccaATAATATCTTTTTTCTCTAATTATGATATGTGGAATTGTTATACCTATCGAGTCTGTTCTTGAAGACATATAGTCTCAAGAAATACAGTTACGCAAGGTTTCCAGTCTATATATCACACTTAAatgattgaattttttttattttttataaaaggTCCATCATGCTTCCATATGATAAATTGTACAGTTTACCTTTTTGACCAGAGTGTCACCGGGTTATATCCACCGAgttttacagactgctcctTACAGTCCAACCACACAATCGCAACCGATAGTTTCTGACGCAGATTCCTTCAGTAACACTTAGCACAACCCTATTTCATTCCTACCTCAGGGTATAGAGTAAAACAGTTCAATTTGAAACTAATACATGAGAGGAACGAAAGCCTTGGctcttttattcaaacatacgaACTATTATTACGtagtaacctcctgtagaggaggagaaacttgtttagctactcttacaacacacataaacttgaaagagaaaatattacaaattattttgaagaaaaatgaatatgttgagtgatgccttcatcttccttctgcCTGATTATTTATAGAAGTTCTTGGCGGATTTGTTTTGCGAACTTCAAACTCTTGCCATAACTTTTAATGCCTTCCAGCTTCTTTTTAGCATTATCTCTTAAGTGGGTCGAGTGGGTAGCTGAGTGGTCCCTCTACTTGAGTTGTCTTCTTCCTAGATTATTAATCTAGAAACAGCTTGTTCTTCTGATCTTATCTCCTGGCATAACCAGTTGatatgtatctgtattatatcaGCTGATATCTCATTTCCTAATTCTTGTAGCCGTTTGTGGTAGGCTTTGAAATTTGCCAGCTGCCTCCTTATTGCCTTGATGCGTCTTTTAGAAACCTTCATAATACATTTTATTTAGGTTCTGAAtttttccttgtgtatttttacTGGTTCCCATTTACTCTTTATTTATAGGTGTAATTAGGTCCAATTTTCTTTATTCATTTAGTGGGTTAGTCACATGACCACTATTTTTTGTCGGGGAATTGTTTGCTTTTGTTATCCCCACGGAAAAGTGATTAGGTTCACATGTCTACTTATTTTTGTCGAAGAATCTTAAACTTTTGATGTCCCAGAGGAAAACGTGATTGTGGTCCTTCACCACTTGGTCATGTTTCTGCAAGATGCTTCTTGTCTGACAAAGGTCTGAAGCCCTTGCCAAATTTTGGCTCCTTTTGGTTTGGGTATTCTAGGCAGATCTGTTCTGACTATCTTCCCACATTAGCCAtattgcagaattttcgacgagTTTCTTTACTCCCTGGCAGCTTTCTATTCAAcaaaagattttttttcttttcgaatAGATCTTCCGCAAAACTTGtggtttttcctgtcacaaTATTTAACATGAATGATCCATTTATcgaattatgataaaatttaaacggaaacttgactttgtccatctcagtaAGACAGACACATAGACCCCATGCTCTTCTGGTGGAAATGTATCTTCAGTTATTGAAGCAACAAGGGGTGTTTCTTCTGACGGAGGATCTTTGATAAATTTCTGAACATTTGTATATGGTCTCCTtaacttgatgaaatgaaaAGCTTCGTGTGAGCCTTTTCATGCCTGTTCTGGGGCTGTACAGAAGAAGTATAACTCCAGAATATCTCCTCTGGACAAATAATCGTTATTTGCCCAAGTTTCATGTATCGCTTCCTAGATCCATTTTGGTAACCCTGAAATTTCTGGGAAGCTTGGCGATGTGgataaactgaggcaagagccccgaattcataccaaGCTTTGACATcatttggatatgaatttggtttcatccataccctatGATATTTTCCTAAAACATCAACCCTGATAGTAGCTGGGTTAATGTCTACTcttatttttaatttctcccagttttgttggtaaacctgaaatggagaaattgcaGCTTCCTTAGTATCAACATTAGATTTACCCTTGTCAATGTTAGGTCTATGGTTAATCtttccctcttcaatcccctaggtgaagggttgacttgaggactcgagataaggatctggagtctcaatttttgtttcagccgactcatctggagatgatcccgacttaacacttgtgctaggggtagttgaatcccctgctccagATATATAGTCCTGTAATCGAAAACTCTTCATTTGGAAAACCAGTGGCTTCccaatgccttggaggataggcctttgcactacagaccataactgagtataagcctgtaaacatcatttgattcgatcagagacagtTCTCTTATCGGCTTGTTATAGTCTTCCCGCAACTTCTGCGTTTAAGACCAGCTTGTtaaactcgttttgaagcatttcaatgtgttccctcaaatgcctctgcatcttAATGATGacatcgatatcaccgctgtccatttattgttaaaaaatctgcaagaatattttcattagatttaattatcacaatatcaaaaatataattctgacataGTGCTTGACATCTTAATAATCTGACCTTCTCGGGTTTAGACTCAATTCTATTTTTTAAGAAAGATTTTACAtgtgtattatcaacttttAAAGTGAAATTTCTTTGCGAGTAAGAATAATGACcatttttcagaagctttcTTTACTGCATAGAATTCGTTTTCGTTGATATGCCATCttatggcttctgcatctgaAAATAGTTCAGTGCAATATTTGCATGGCTGTTCTCCATCTAGAGTGAGCTTTGATAAGACTGCCacccaccaatgatcactgaCATCCGTATATAATAtcagatcatcttcatcttgaggaata is a window encoding:
- the LOC142526418 gene encoding ubiquitin domain-containing protein DSK2b-like isoform X1, coding for MGTEGEIGVGVVGGEEANINIRCSNGSKFSVRTALQSTVGEFKGLLAQNCDIPAEQQRLIYKGRILKDDQTLVSYGLQADHTVHMVRGSAPAAVPPSAVPPSAAPNNGAAGLTDGGASLFPGLGLGTIGGTGASGLFGTGLPEFEQLQEQLTQNPNMMTEIMNTPAVQSLMNNPDVMRSLIMSNPQMREIMDQNPELSHILNDPSILRQTLEAARNPELMREMMRNTDRAMSNIESSPEGFNMLRRMYENVQEPFLNATTMGGGTGTDAASNPFAALLRNQGAAQNREGSDSSATGPETATGTTIPNSNPLPNPWGGSQSNNATGTNTTGDARLPPTAGVRGLGIPGLEQMGMSDPSVFNQLLENPAMTQMMQNLLSNPQYMDQILGLNPQLRSMLDTNPQLREMMQNPEIVRQLASPEMMQQMMAFQQQLSQLSRQQTTPEGAQNNQGTRNQNNMGLDVLMNMLGGFRAGGLNVPSTNNPNVPPEELYARQLSQLQDMGFYDREENIRALRATSGNVHAAVERLLGSTAR
- the LOC142526418 gene encoding ubiquitin domain-containing protein DSK2b-like isoform X2; the encoded protein is MGTEGEIGVGVVGGEEANINIRCSNGSKFSVRTALQSTVGEFKGLLAQNCDIPAEQQRLIYKGRILKDDQTLVSYGLQADHTVHMVRGSAPAAVPPSAVPPSAAPNNGAAGLTDGGASLFPGLGLGTIGGTGASGLFGTGLPEFEQLQEQLTQNPNMMTEIMNTPAVQSLMNNPDVMRSLIMSNPQMREIMDQNPELSHILNDPSILRQTLEAARNPELMREMMRNTDRAMSNIESSPEGFNMLRRMYENVQEPFLNATTMGGGTGTDAASNPFAALLRNQGAAQNREGSDSSATGPETATGTTIPNSNPLPNPWGGSQSNNATGTNTTGDARLPPTAGVRGLGIPGLEQMGMSDPSVFNQLLENPAMTQMMQNLLSNPQYMDQILGLNPQLRSMLDTNPQLREMMQNPEIVRQLASPEMMQQMMAFQQQLSQLSRQQTTPEGAQNNQGNQNNMGLDVLMNMLGGFRAGGLNVPSTNNPNVPPEELYARQLSQLQDMGFYDREENIRALRATSGNVHAAVERLLGSTAR